The proteins below are encoded in one region of Penicillium psychrofluorescens genome assembly, chromosome: 4:
- a CDS encoding uncharacterized protein (ID:PFLUO_005876-T1.cds;~source:funannotate), whose translation MAVGIPTLLASGAAAHLKRVPTKRIAFPQVGDFEILIEEFSRKTTFKSVDAQHALASHRAALNTRSLGIIFIKTQDFE comes from the coding sequence ATGGCTGTGGGCATACCTACACTATTGGCGTCAGGCGCTGCGGCGCATCTGAAGCGCGTCCCGACAAAGCGTATTGCCTTCCCGCAAGTGGGAGACTTCGAGATCTTGATCGAGGAGTTCTCCCGCAAGACGACTTTCAAGTCGGTCGATGCCCAGCATGCCTTGGCCTCACACCGAGCAGCTCTGAACACTCGGAGCTTGGGGATCATTTTCATTAAAACGCAAGACTTCGAATAG